A genomic window from Flavobacterium phycosphaerae includes:
- a CDS encoding ABC transporter permease, producing MNFKLILNIALHLLRARLKQTVVAAVGVTFGIAMFITLVSFMNGMNDLLDGLMLNRTPHVRLYNEIKPSENQPISFSGKYKNNTNFIASVKPKDRGKAIYNCKSIIHDLKQDKRIVDVAPKVTAPVFFNSGTIEISGVVNGIDVLAEEKLFKISEYIIDGKVTDLQQNNSIIIGKGLAEKMLLEKGDIIKVTTSKGNLSSLKIVGISQIGIAEFDDTMSYTSLVTAQKLLGEPTNYITDIQVKTYDILTAPALAKEFATKYNLDTIDYQTTNSQFETGSSIRSIISYAVGIVLLIVAGFGIYNILNMMIFEKMDSIAILKATGFSGNDVKWIFISLSLVIGLTGGLFGLLFGYVFSNIIDVVPFNTAALPTIKTFPINYNPLFYVIGITFALITTFIAGLFPALKASKIDPVEIIRGK from the coding sequence ATGAACTTTAAACTCATTTTAAATATTGCACTACACCTGTTAAGGGCTCGGTTGAAACAAACCGTCGTAGCCGCTGTTGGTGTAACGTTTGGTATTGCGATGTTTATTACATTGGTGAGTTTTATGAATGGTATGAACGATTTACTTGACGGATTAATGCTGAACAGAACGCCACATGTTCGTTTATATAACGAAATTAAACCTTCTGAAAACCAACCTATTTCGTTTTCTGGAAAATATAAAAATAATACTAATTTCATTGCTTCGGTAAAACCAAAAGACCGTGGGAAAGCTATCTATAATTGCAAGTCGATTATACATGATTTGAAACAGGACAAACGTATTGTTGATGTGGCCCCCAAAGTGACTGCGCCTGTATTTTTCAATTCGGGCACTATTGAAATTTCCGGTGTGGTTAATGGTATTGATGTTTTGGCAGAAGAAAAATTATTCAAAATCAGTGAGTATATCATTGACGGAAAGGTTACTGATTTGCAGCAGAACAATAGTATCATTATTGGCAAAGGATTGGCCGAAAAGATGCTTTTGGAAAAAGGAGATATAATTAAAGTCACTACTTCTAAAGGCAATTTGTCGTCATTGAAAATTGTAGGTATTTCACAGATAGGCATAGCCGAGTTTGATGATACGATGAGCTATACCTCGTTGGTTACAGCTCAAAAACTATTGGGTGAACCTACCAATTATATTACAGATATTCAGGTAAAGACTTATGATATTTTGACAGCACCTGCTTTGGCTAAAGAGTTCGCGACTAAGTACAATTTGGACACCATAGATTACCAAACCACCAATTCCCAGTTTGAAACCGGAAGTTCCATCAGAAGCATTATTTCTTATGCGGTGGGTATCGTTTTGTTGATTGTGGCAGGCTTTGGAATTTATAATATCCTGAACATGATGATTTTTGAAAAGATGGACAGCATTGCTATTCTCAAAGCTACAGGGTTTTCGGGTAATGATGTGAAGTGGATTTTTATTTCGCTTTCTCTGGTAATTGGGTTAACCGGTGGATTGTTTGGTTTGCTTTTCGGTTATGTTTTTTCAAATATTATTGATGTGGTGCCTTTCAACACAGCTGCTTTGCCCACTATCAAAACGTTCCCGATTAATTACAATCCGTTGTTTTATGTTATCGGAATCACTTTTGCTTTGATTACAACTTTTATCGCCGGGTTGTTTCCTGCATTGAAAGCCAGCAAAATTGATCCGGTAGAAATTATTAGAGGAAAATAG
- the glyA gene encoding serine hydroxymethyltransferase yields the protein MQRDEQIFDLILEEQERQIHGIELIASENFVSDQVMEAAGSVLTNKYAEGYPGKRYYGGCEVVDVIEQIAIDRAKALFGADYVNVQPHSGSQANTAVYAACLKPGDKILGFDLSHGGHLTHGSPVNFSGKLYNPVFYGVDAETGVLNYDKIQEIATKEQPKMIIAGASAYSRDMDFKRFREIADSVGALLLADISHPAGLIAKGLMNDPIPHCHIVTTTTHKTLRGPRGGIIMMGKDFPNPWGLTTPKGEIRMMSHVLDMSVFPGNQGGPLEHIIAAKAVAFGEALSDEFFTYAMQVQKNAKAMAEAFVKRGYNIISGGTDNHMMLIDLRNKNISGKEAEIALGKAEITVNKNMVPFDDKSPFVTSGIRVGTPAITTRGMVESDMETIVALIDKAITNHTNDELLEELADEVNDMMSERAIFVY from the coding sequence ATGCAACGCGACGAACAAATTTTTGACTTAATTCTTGAAGAACAAGAAAGACAAATACACGGGATTGAACTAATTGCTTCTGAGAACTTTGTGAGTGATCAGGTGATGGAAGCGGCGGGCTCGGTATTGACTAATAAGTATGCTGAAGGCTATCCGGGTAAGCGCTATTATGGTGGCTGTGAAGTAGTAGATGTTATTGAACAAATTGCTATCGACAGAGCGAAAGCTTTATTTGGTGCCGATTATGTAAACGTACAGCCTCACTCAGGTTCACAGGCCAATACAGCGGTTTATGCTGCCTGTTTGAAACCGGGTGATAAAATACTTGGTTTTGATTTATCTCACGGTGGTCACTTAACGCATGGTTCTCCGGTAAACTTTTCCGGAAAATTATATAATCCTGTTTTTTATGGGGTGGATGCCGAAACCGGTGTTTTAAATTATGATAAAATTCAGGAAATAGCCACTAAGGAGCAACCTAAAATGATTATTGCCGGTGCTTCGGCTTATTCACGCGATATGGATTTTAAACGTTTCCGTGAAATTGCGGATAGCGTTGGGGCTTTGTTGTTAGCCGATATTTCACATCCTGCCGGTTTAATTGCCAAAGGATTGATGAATGACCCTATTCCACATTGTCATATTGTTACCACTACGACACACAAAACTTTGCGTGGTCCCAGAGGCGGTATTATTATGATGGGTAAAGATTTTCCAAATCCTTGGGGTTTAACTACACCGAAAGGAGAAATCAGAATGATGTCACATGTATTGGATATGTCGGTTTTCCCGGGGAATCAAGGCGGGCCGTTAGAACATATTATCGCCGCTAAAGCAGTAGCCTTTGGTGAAGCTTTATCGGATGAGTTCTTTACATATGCTATGCAAGTGCAAAAGAATGCTAAAGCCATGGCGGAAGCTTTTGTGAAAAGAGGCTATAACATCATCTCAGGCGGAACGGACAATCACATGATGTTGATTGATTTGAGAAACAAAAACATTTCCGGTAAAGAGGCTGAAATTGCTTTGGGCAAAGCCGAGATTACTGTTAACAAAAACATGGTCCCTTTTGATGATAAATCCCCATTCGTAACTTCAGGAATCCGTGTTGGAACTCCGGCGATCACTACGCGTGGTATGGTAGAAAGCGATATGGAAACTATTGTAGCCTTGATTGACAAAGCTATTACGAATCACACCAACGATGAGTTGTTGGAAGAATTGGCAGATGAAGTAAACGACATGATGAGCGAAAGAGCCATTTTTGTTTATTAA
- a CDS encoding YebC/PmpR family DNA-binding transcriptional regulator, with product MGRAFEFRKGRKMKRWSAMAKAFTRIGKDIVMAVKEGGPNPEANSRLRAVMQNAKSANMPKENVERAIKKATDKDTANYKEQLFEGYAPHGIALLIETATDNNNRTVANIRSYFNKCNGTLGTQGSVEFMFDHTCNFRIPNNGIDIEEMELEFIDFGAEEIFADEDGILIYAPFGSFGAIQKELESRGIEILSSGFERIPQITKKLTEAEMADVEKLIEKIEEDDDVMNVYHTMEEE from the coding sequence ATGGGAAGAGCATTTGAATTTAGAAAAGGAAGAAAAATGAAACGCTGGTCAGCTATGGCCAAAGCATTCACTCGCATAGGCAAAGATATCGTAATGGCAGTAAAAGAAGGTGGCCCAAATCCGGAAGCCAACTCAAGACTGAGAGCGGTAATGCAAAACGCAAAGTCGGCCAACATGCCGAAAGAAAACGTGGAACGCGCCATCAAAAAAGCCACCGATAAAGACACCGCCAATTATAAAGAGCAACTTTTTGAAGGCTACGCCCCTCATGGTATCGCGCTGTTGATTGAAACAGCCACCGATAATAACAACAGAACGGTTGCTAACATTCGCAGCTATTTCAACAAATGCAACGGAACATTGGGAACGCAAGGCTCAGTAGAGTTTATGTTCGACCATACTTGTAATTTCCGCATTCCTAACAACGGAATTGATATTGAAGAAATGGAGTTGGAATTCATTGATTTTGGTGCCGAAGAAATCTTTGCTGATGAGGACGGAATCTTAATCTACGCCCCTTTCGGAAGCTTTGGAGCCATTCAAAAAGAATTAGAAAGTAGAGGCATCGAAATCTTATCCTCCGGTTTTGAAAGAATTCCGCAAATCACCAAAAAACTAACCGAGGCTGAAATGGCTGATGTAGAAAAACTAATCGAAAAAATCGAAGAAGACGATGATGTGATGAACGTTTACCACACCATGGAAGAAGAATAA
- a CDS encoding efflux RND transporter periplasmic adaptor subunit: MKDKSHKYQNLMKLLKVLCVFSFLILVSCSKKDNGEIHPTKGSITESVYASGVIKSENQFTVYATVSGVLQKINVTAGQTIAAGQSLFQIESDKAALNTENARLAYQLSNENNRYIQDKIAEMETRVQAAKDKLALDQSIYNRNKNIKQYNVISEVDYERVELAYKNSKSNYEAALKQLSQLKSQLKNEQSRSNINLKINEKSQSDFTVKSAISGELFDVLVKEGALITPQTPLAIIGAKNTYLLELDVDENDMVRVKLGQTLIVTLDSYKGKAFEAKVDKIYPIMDVRSRTFKIEAHFTTPPAKLYPNLTAEANIIVQTKKEALTIPKSYLVDNQYVLVNGDEKRQVKIGLSDYQHVEILDGLTAEETISKPK; the protein is encoded by the coding sequence TTGAAAGACAAAAGTCATAAATACCAAAATTTAATGAAATTGCTGAAAGTCCTCTGTGTATTCTCCTTCCTCATTCTTGTTTCCTGTTCCAAAAAAGACAATGGCGAAATTCATCCCACCAAAGGGAGTATTACCGAGAGTGTTTATGCTTCCGGTGTTATTAAGTCGGAAAACCAGTTTACCGTTTATGCTACGGTTAGTGGCGTGTTGCAAAAAATCAATGTTACAGCCGGACAAACCATAGCGGCGGGACAATCCTTATTTCAAATCGAAAGCGACAAAGCGGCTTTGAATACCGAAAATGCCCGATTGGCTTATCAGTTGAGTAATGAAAACAATCGTTACATCCAGGATAAAATTGCCGAAATGGAAACCCGAGTTCAGGCTGCCAAAGACAAATTAGCCTTAGACCAATCGATTTACAACAGAAACAAAAACATCAAACAATACAATGTTATTTCAGAAGTGGATTATGAGCGTGTTGAATTAGCTTATAAAAACTCCAAATCCAATTACGAAGCTGCTCTGAAGCAACTGTCACAGCTAAAATCCCAATTGAAAAATGAGCAAAGCAGAAGCAATATCAACCTTAAAATCAATGAAAAATCCCAAAGCGATTTTACGGTAAAAAGTGCTATCAGCGGGGAATTGTTTGATGTATTGGTAAAAGAAGGTGCTTTGATAACCCCGCAGACGCCTTTGGCCATAATAGGAGCAAAGAATACTTACTTACTCGAATTGGATGTGGATGAAAACGATATGGTTCGTGTAAAATTGGGACAAACCTTGATAGTGACTTTGGACAGTTACAAAGGCAAAGCTTTTGAAGCTAAAGTTGACAAAATTTATCCGATTATGGATGTCCGTTCCCGAACCTTTAAAATAGAAGCTCATTTCACTACTCCTCCGGCTAAGTTGTATCCTAATCTTACGGCCGAAGCCAATATCATAGTGCAAACCAAAAAAGAAGCGTTAACGATTCCGAAAAGTTATTTAGTGGATAATCAATACGTGTTGGTCAATGGTGATGAAAAACGCCAAGTAAAAATAGGCTTGAGCGATTATCAGCATGTTGAAATCTTGGATGGATTGACAGCAGAGGAAACCATTTCTAAACCTAAGTAA
- a CDS encoding S41 family peptidase, producing MKKLFYIGILFPSLLFSQTEKNPCETLSKLNTLIQENHYKPKPVDDSLSVYVFKTFLSRLDEENRLFIDPEIKALKKHEYKIDDYINSGNCDFLHEFYVAYTKTITRYVTMLSAIEKEPFPLSSTEKVVFSKKAFPYAKDENEVKHLYKKRILFNTLREVAELSTNKDSLITHFDKLAAESKAKIFDKYKCKIESYQYTEAEFQAIFFSVFCSYFDPHTEYFSANEKSSFYSTVSSDNMTFGLYVSMTEKDEMTVDDIIPGSSAYFTEKIDKGDQLLKIKYNKEQYDIDCASMKKIDEIISSNEYKTADFTFRKKSGEIYTVSLVKKIMKDYQNNVFSFKIKKDNGTFGYIRIPSFYSTFENGKSNVSNDVSKEIYKLQEDNVDGIIIDLENDGGGSMEEAIQLSGLFIDVGPLAVMNNNKNKKQVLKDMNRGTIYNGPMVVMINGFSASASEFFTNAMQDYNRAIVIGNKSLGKATMQRIFPLNESNDEFVKLTLEKFYRITGKSNQYIGITPDVEIPLLFDKQMPREDSNETALKNDEIGVNLKYNRLPNETYAGAIALSKKRIEDSKEAEDILALNAKVNPFYDNDLPPITLQFDAVFNDVNKINALWKTIKSAAEKEYPIAVEQNSVDDEYQKYDDYLKSCNTERIKGIKQNYHILEAVNILSDIKQLKP from the coding sequence GTGAAAAAACTCTTTTATATAGGTATACTGTTTCCGAGTTTACTTTTCAGCCAAACTGAAAAAAATCCGTGTGAAACCCTCTCAAAACTGAATACCTTAATTCAAGAGAACCATTATAAACCAAAACCGGTAGACGACAGTTTATCGGTTTATGTTTTTAAAACCTTTTTAAGTCGATTAGATGAAGAAAACCGTTTGTTCATCGACCCCGAAATTAAAGCCCTCAAAAAGCATGAATACAAAATTGACGACTACATCAATAGCGGCAATTGTGATTTTCTACATGAATTTTATGTAGCTTATACCAAAACAATTACTCGCTATGTTACGATGCTGTCGGCTATTGAAAAAGAACCTTTTCCGCTAAGCAGTACTGAAAAAGTGGTATTTTCCAAAAAAGCATTCCCTTATGCCAAAGACGAAAACGAAGTAAAACATTTGTATAAAAAAAGAATTTTGTTCAACACCCTCCGTGAAGTGGCCGAATTGAGTACTAATAAAGATTCATTGATAACTCATTTTGATAAGCTGGCAGCCGAAAGCAAAGCCAAGATTTTTGACAAATACAAATGCAAAATAGAAAGCTATCAATACACGGAAGCCGAATTTCAAGCCATATTTTTCAGCGTATTTTGTTCCTATTTTGATCCGCATACCGAATATTTTTCGGCCAATGAAAAATCATCGTTCTACTCTACCGTGAGTTCAGACAATATGACTTTTGGCTTGTATGTTTCAATGACTGAAAAAGACGAAATGACCGTGGATGATATAATTCCGGGAAGCTCAGCTTATTTCACCGAAAAAATTGATAAAGGCGATCAACTCTTAAAAATCAAGTACAACAAGGAGCAGTATGACATCGATTGTGCTTCGATGAAAAAAATTGATGAAATCATCAGTTCTAACGAATATAAGACGGCCGATTTTACTTTCAGAAAAAAAAGCGGAGAAATATACACCGTGAGCTTGGTCAAAAAAATCATGAAAGATTACCAAAACAATGTCTTTAGCTTTAAAATCAAAAAAGACAATGGCACCTTTGGGTATATCCGAATCCCAAGCTTTTATTCCACCTTTGAAAACGGAAAATCTAACGTAAGCAATGATGTTTCCAAAGAAATCTACAAACTCCAAGAAGATAACGTTGACGGCATCATCATCGATTTAGAAAACGACGGTGGCGGCTCTATGGAAGAAGCCATACAATTGTCGGGCTTGTTCATCGACGTTGGTCCTTTGGCCGTAATGAACAACAACAAAAACAAGAAACAGGTCTTGAAAGACATGAATCGCGGCACCATATACAACGGCCCGATGGTAGTCATGATTAACGGATTTTCAGCTTCCGCCAGTGAGTTTTTTACCAATGCCATGCAGGATTACAACCGAGCGATAGTCATTGGAAACAAATCATTGGGAAAAGCCACTATGCAACGTATCTTTCCTTTAAATGAAAGCAACGATGAGTTTGTAAAGCTGACTTTAGAAAAATTCTACCGTATAACAGGCAAAAGCAATCAGTATATCGGCATCACACCCGATGTCGAAATTCCGTTGTTGTTTGACAAGCAAATGCCCAGAGAAGACAGCAATGAAACGGCTTTAAAAAATGACGAAATCGGAGTAAACCTAAAATACAATCGATTGCCAAACGAGACCTATGCCGGCGCTATCGCCTTAAGCAAAAAAAGAATTGAAGACAGTAAAGAAGCCGAAGATATTTTGGCCTTGAATGCTAAAGTCAACCCTTTTTATGACAATGATTTACCACCCATCACCCTACAGTTTGATGCTGTTTTTAATGATGTAAACAAAATTAACGCGCTTTGGAAAACTATAAAATCGGCCGCCGAAAAAGAATATCCAATAGCTGTAGAACAAAATTCTGTGGATGACGAATACCAAAAATACGACGATTATTTAAAGAGTTGTAACACCGAAAGAATCAAAGGCATCAAACAAAATTACCATATTTTGGAAGCCGTAAACATACTAAGCGACATAAAACAATTAAAACCTTAA
- a CDS encoding ABC transporter ATP-binding protein, protein MSNIVLETKGLTKYFYDPIQFQVLKAIDMTINHGEFVSIVGKSGCGKSTLLYLLSTMDTIYEGQLFIDEELITGKSDTELAQLRNEKIGFVFQFHYLLSEYNVLKNVMLPGMKLNKLSQEEIEHNAMEHLRTLDMQEQALKMPNQLSGGQKQRVAIARALINNPLIIMGDEPTGNLDKKNSDLVFDIFNKLTLEQKQTMLIVTHDNDFAQRTNRTITMLDGKIIA, encoded by the coding sequence ATGAGCAATATAGTTTTAGAAACCAAAGGCCTAACCAAATACTTTTACGACCCGATACAATTTCAGGTTCTGAAAGCCATTGATATGACTATTAATCATGGCGAATTTGTGTCAATAGTTGGGAAATCAGGCTGCGGGAAATCAACCTTGTTGTATTTGCTTTCTACTATGGATACGATTTATGAAGGGCAGTTGTTTATTGATGAAGAGCTGATTACTGGTAAATCTGATACCGAATTGGCCCAACTCCGGAATGAGAAAATAGGGTTTGTGTTTCAGTTTCACTATTTGTTATCGGAATACAATGTGTTGAAAAATGTAATGTTACCGGGGATGAAACTGAACAAACTTTCCCAAGAAGAAATTGAGCACAACGCTATGGAGCATCTCAGAACTTTGGATATGCAGGAACAAGCTTTGAAAATGCCGAATCAACTCAGTGGCGGTCAAAAGCAACGCGTAGCCATTGCCAGGGCTTTAATCAACAATCCGTTAATTATTATGGGCGATGAGCCTACCGGAAATTTGGATAAAAAGAACAGCGATTTGGTTTTTGATATTTTCAATAAATTGACATTGGAACAAAAACAAACCATGTTGATTGTTACGCATGACAACGATTTTGCCCAAAGAACCAACCGAACCATTACCATGTTGGACGGGAAGATTATTGCTTAA
- the gcvT gene encoding glycine cleavage system aminomethyltransferase GcvT translates to MKNTALTHIHEGLGAKMVPFAGYNMPVQYEGVNAEHETVRNGVGVFDVSHMGEFLLTGDNALALIQKVTSNDASVLEIGRAQYSCLPNNDGGIVDDLIVYRMKENQYLLVVNASNIDKDWNWISAHNDLGVDMRNISEEYSLLAIQGPKAVEAMQSLTSIDLSAIKYYHFEVGPFAGVENVIISATGYTGSGGFEIYCKNEDAEQVWNKVFEAGAAFGIKPIGLAARDTLRLEMGFCLYGNDINDTTSPLEAGLGWITKFTKEFTNSENLKKQKEAGVTRKLVGFELTERGIPRHDYEIVDAQGNNIGIVTSGTMAPSLGKGIGMGYVKTEFAAVDSDIFIQIRNNKVAAKVVKLPFYKK, encoded by the coding sequence ATGAAGAATACAGCATTAACACACATTCACGAGGGTTTAGGAGCGAAAATGGTACCGTTTGCCGGATATAATATGCCGGTACAATATGAAGGCGTGAATGCCGAACACGAAACCGTAAGAAACGGCGTAGGTGTTTTTGACGTGTCACACATGGGCGAGTTTTTATTAACCGGAGACAATGCGCTGGCGTTAATTCAAAAAGTAACTTCCAATGACGCTTCGGTTTTAGAAATTGGTCGAGCACAATACTCTTGTCTTCCCAACAATGACGGTGGTATCGTAGACGATTTAATCGTTTACCGCATGAAAGAAAATCAATATTTATTGGTAGTAAATGCTTCTAACATCGATAAAGATTGGAATTGGATTTCCGCTCACAATGACTTAGGCGTGGACATGCGCAATATTTCAGAAGAATATTCCCTACTGGCCATTCAAGGACCAAAAGCAGTAGAAGCCATGCAATCCTTGACTTCTATTGATTTATCCGCTATTAAATACTATCATTTTGAAGTGGGCCCGTTCGCCGGAGTCGAAAACGTAATTATTTCAGCCACAGGATATACCGGTTCCGGAGGATTTGAAATTTACTGCAAAAATGAAGACGCAGAGCAAGTTTGGAACAAAGTCTTTGAAGCCGGTGCCGCCTTTGGTATCAAACCAATCGGGTTAGCAGCCCGTGATACCCTAAGATTAGAAATGGGATTCTGCTTATACGGAAACGACATCAATGACACCACATCCCCTCTTGAAGCAGGGTTAGGTTGGATTACCAAATTCACCAAAGAATTTACAAATTCCGAAAACCTGAAAAAACAAAAAGAAGCCGGAGTTACCCGCAAATTGGTTGGTTTCGAATTAACCGAAAGAGGGATTCCGCGTCATGACTACGAAATTGTAGATGCTCAAGGAAATAACATTGGTATAGTAACCTCAGGAACGATGGCACCTTCTTTAGGAAAAGGAATCGGAATGGGGTACGTAAAAACCGAATTTGCTGCAGTAGACAGCGATATCTTTATCCAAATCCGAAACAATAAAGTGGCCGCCAAAGTGGTTAAGCTTCCTTTTTATAAAAAATAA
- a CDS encoding LIC11966 family surface protein, protein MKFKLLLAFIFLMSLSIQAQEFKTPVDYLSYIGKEQDNISKSMWKYTSAVAHSKSARRIDNTRKQLVKSIQAARKKIEDLKDGYKSDLDYRDKVIAFLNISEKNINEEYDKIIDMQEVAEQSYDLMEAYIMTRDLVNAKIDAEFEKVSLAQKEFAAKYNINLTEGTSEIGQKMKISSEVFNYHTQLYLIFFKANITDLNLSAAIEKKDLGVIQQNNNALAQYVEEGLEKLKTIKPFQNDNTMVIATKNALEYYKKQAQQYVPKVVDFLMFNEKFDTARKSMEAKSDKDRTKEEIDNFNGMVKQINKGIEDYNKGNNVNYQEKNKAISNWNNTGENFISSHVPVD, encoded by the coding sequence ATGAAATTCAAATTACTATTAGCCTTTATCTTTTTAATGAGTTTATCAATCCAAGCTCAAGAATTCAAAACACCCGTCGACTATTTATCCTATATCGGAAAAGAACAGGACAACATTTCTAAAAGCATGTGGAAGTACACTTCGGCAGTAGCCCACTCTAAAAGTGCTCGCCGAATTGACAACACCCGAAAACAATTAGTCAAAAGCATACAAGCGGCCCGCAAAAAGATTGAGGATTTAAAAGACGGGTACAAAAGTGATTTAGATTACCGCGATAAAGTGATTGCCTTTTTAAACATCTCCGAAAAAAATATCAATGAAGAATACGATAAAATCATTGACATGCAAGAAGTGGCAGAGCAATCCTATGACTTGATGGAGGCTTACATCATGACCCGTGACTTGGTTAATGCCAAAATTGATGCCGAGTTCGAAAAAGTAAGCTTGGCACAAAAAGAATTTGCCGCTAAATACAACATCAATCTGACGGAAGGTACCAGCGAAATTGGTCAAAAAATGAAAATTTCAAGCGAAGTTTTCAATTACCATACCCAGCTGTATTTGATTTTCTTCAAAGCCAATATTACCGACTTAAATTTATCTGCAGCCATCGAAAAGAAAGACCTTGGAGTCATTCAACAAAACAATAATGCTCTGGCACAATATGTCGAGGAAGGGTTGGAAAAACTAAAAACCATCAAGCCCTTTCAAAACGACAATACCATGGTAATAGCTACCAAAAATGCTTTAGAGTACTACAAAAAACAAGCACAACAGTATGTGCCGAAAGTAGTCGATTTTTTAATGTTCAATGAAAAATTTGACACAGCCCGAAAATCAATGGAAGCCAAATCAGATAAAGACCGAACTAAAGAAGAAATTGACAACTTCAACGGCATGGTGAAGCAAATCAACAAAGGAATTGAAGACTATAACAAGGGGAACAACGTTAATTATCAGGAAAAAAACAAGGCGATTTCCAATTGGAACAACACGGGAGAAAACTTCATTTCTTCGCATGTTCCGGTTGATTAA
- the fahA gene encoding fumarylacetoacetase, translated as MPITTNNPTRKSWLTVPENSDFPIQNIPFGVFLTREDVITIGTRIGDYAIDLGALQQLNYFEGIELTDDMFMQDTLNDFISDGKKTWRAVRNRIGDIFDHNNAELRDNKEHRDVVIFKMEDVEMQLPVMIGDYTDFYSSKEHATNVGKMFRDPANALLPNWLHIPVGYHGRSSTIVPSGIPVHRPMGQTIPNNDNIPVFGPSKLVDFELETAFITTDANIMGENIPINEAEDYIFGMVLLNDWSARDIQKWEYVPLGPFLAKNFASSISPWIVTMDALEPFKIKGPKQEPTPLPYLQQKGKNAFDINLEVYIEPENTEASLVSKSNFKYMYWSMIQQLTHHTSNGCRVNSGDMMGSGTISGPTEDSFGSMLELTWGGKNPIIMKDGTERKFINDNDTVIMKGYCQNSSVRIGFGEVSTKLLPPFVRK; from the coding sequence ATGCCCATTACAACTAATAATCCTACTCGAAAATCCTGGCTTACCGTACCCGAAAACAGTGACTTCCCCATTCAAAATATTCCGTTCGGGGTATTCTTGACCAGAGAAGATGTAATTACTATCGGCACGAGAATCGGCGATTATGCGATTGATTTAGGTGCGCTACAGCAGCTAAATTATTTTGAAGGTATTGAGTTGACAGATGATATGTTTATGCAAGACACGCTAAACGATTTCATATCAGACGGAAAAAAAACATGGCGTGCTGTCCGAAACCGTATTGGCGATATTTTTGACCATAATAATGCTGAACTTAGGGATAACAAAGAACACCGCGATGTTGTTATTTTTAAAATGGAAGATGTAGAAATGCAACTTCCGGTAATGATTGGCGATTATACTGATTTTTATTCGAGTAAAGAACACGCTACCAATGTTGGTAAAATGTTCCGCGACCCGGCTAATGCTTTGTTACCCAACTGGCTTCACATTCCCGTAGGGTATCATGGCCGAAGTTCAACTATAGTGCCTTCCGGAATTCCGGTGCATCGCCCAATGGGACAAACGATTCCAAATAACGACAATATTCCGGTTTTTGGCCCGTCAAAATTGGTGGATTTCGAATTGGAAACGGCTTTTATCACTACAGATGCCAACATTATGGGAGAAAACATTCCCATCAATGAAGCCGAAGATTATATTTTCGGAATGGTGTTGCTGAACGATTGGAGTGCACGTGATATTCAAAAATGGGAATATGTACCACTAGGCCCCTTTTTAGCCAAAAACTTTGCTTCCTCTATTTCCCCTTGGATAGTAACGATGGATGCTTTGGAACCTTTTAAAATCAAAGGCCCAAAACAAGAACCAACGCCTCTTCCCTATCTGCAACAAAAAGGAAAAAACGCTTTCGACATTAATTTAGAAGTGTACATAGAACCCGAAAATACTGAAGCCAGCTTGGTTTCCAAATCCAATTTCAAATACATGTATTGGTCAATGATACAACAATTAACACATCATACTTCTAATGGTTGTAGAGTGAATTCGGGTGATATGATGGGCTCCGGAACCATTTCAGGACCAACAGAAGACAGCTTCGGCTCTATGCTAGAATTGACTTGGGGTGGTAAAAACCCTATTATCATGAAAGACGGAACAGAGCGTAAATTCATCAACGACAATGACACCGTAATCATGAAAGGCTATTGCCAAAACAGTTCGGTTCGCATTGGTTTTGGGGAAGTTTCCACCAAGCTATTGCCTCCATTCGTTAGAAAATAA